The proteins below are encoded in one region of Fimbriimonadaceae bacterium:
- the purH gene encoding bifunctional phosphoribosylaminoimidazolecarboxamide formyltransferase/IMP cyclohydrolase has translation MRRALVSVTDKTGMVEFARLLSAAGFELVSTGGTAGTLREAGLAVTEVADITGFPEILGGRVKTLHPAVHGGLLADLRRDEHRAQLAEHGLAPFEVVAVNLYAFEKTVLGEPTLDQAVESIDIGGPAMVRASAKNFANVTVVVDPSDYARVGEALTKGPTDLALRQELAAKAFRHTAFYDSLVSRYLTGLEDEPFPTELTIGLRRVQTLRYGENPHQRAAAYLDPLAASGIARAKSLWGKELSYNNLLDADAAWELVSDLPAGSCAIIKHGNPCGAACAKSLGEAYCLARQADPVSAFGGIAAFHGEVDRETAEAFVEKGNFLEIVLATGFTPEALDLVKGRSGWGQDVRLLEVPVSPAQSGTTLRSIRGGYLVQEGDEEPLSEWRVATSLAPTEMQWAALRFAWKVVQHVKSNAIVIALPDRLLGVGAGQMNRVQSVRLALAQAGEEARGAALASDAFFPFSDSVETAAEAGIGCIVQPGGSKRDAEVAAKAEELGVPLVFTGVRHFRH, from the coding sequence ATGAGGCGCGCGCTCGTCTCCGTGACGGACAAGACCGGGATGGTGGAGTTCGCCCGCCTCTTGTCCGCCGCCGGATTCGAGCTCGTGAGCACGGGAGGAACCGCCGGGACCCTGCGCGAGGCAGGGCTCGCGGTGACGGAGGTCGCCGACATCACCGGCTTCCCGGAGATTTTGGGCGGGCGGGTGAAGACCCTCCACCCCGCGGTCCATGGGGGGCTGCTCGCCGACTTGCGCCGTGACGAGCACCGAGCCCAGCTGGCGGAGCACGGGCTTGCGCCCTTCGAGGTCGTCGCCGTCAACCTCTACGCCTTTGAGAAGACCGTGCTGGGGGAGCCGACCCTCGACCAAGCCGTCGAATCCATCGACATCGGTGGCCCGGCCATGGTCCGCGCCTCGGCGAAGAACTTTGCGAACGTCACCGTCGTCGTGGACCCGTCCGACTATGCGCGCGTTGGGGAAGCCCTTACGAAAGGCCCGACGGACCTGGCCCTCCGTCAAGAGCTCGCGGCAAAGGCGTTTCGTCACACCGCCTTCTACGACTCGCTCGTTTCGCGGTACTTGACCGGGCTCGAGGACGAGCCGTTCCCGACCGAATTGACGATCGGGCTTCGACGCGTCCAGACCCTGCGCTACGGCGAGAACCCGCACCAGAGGGCCGCCGCCTATCTCGACCCCCTGGCCGCTTCCGGCATCGCCCGGGCCAAGAGCCTTTGGGGCAAGGAACTGAGCTACAACAACCTGCTTGACGCCGACGCGGCCTGGGAACTGGTCTCGGACCTGCCGGCGGGGTCTTGCGCGATCATCAAGCACGGCAACCCGTGCGGGGCGGCCTGCGCCAAATCGTTGGGCGAGGCCTACTGCCTGGCGCGCCAGGCTGACCCGGTCAGCGCTTTCGGCGGCATCGCCGCCTTCCACGGGGAAGTCGACCGGGAAACGGCTGAGGCGTTCGTCGAGAAAGGGAACTTCCTGGAGATCGTCCTCGCCACGGGATTCACGCCAGAAGCGCTGGACCTTGTCAAGGGGAGGTCTGGCTGGGGCCAAGACGTGCGGTTGCTCGAAGTCCCCGTTTCGCCAGCCCAGTCAGGGACGACGCTCCGCTCGATCCGCGGCGGCTACTTGGTTCAAGAAGGGGACGAAGAGCCGCTCTCCGAGTGGCGGGTCGCCACGTCGCTGGCTCCCACGGAGATGCAGTGGGCGGCCCTCCGCTTCGCCTGGAAAGTGGTCCAGCACGTGAAGTCGAACGCCATCGTCATCGCCCTGCCGGACCGTCTCTTGGGGGTCGGTGCGGGCCAGATGAACCGGGTCCAGTCCGTCCGGCTTGCCTTGGCCCAAGCAGGCGAGGAGGCAAGGGGAGCGGCCCTGGCCAGCGACGCCTTCTTCCCCTTCTCCGACAGCGTCGAGACGGCGGCCGAGGCCGGCATCGGTTGCATCGTGCAACCTGGGGGCAGCAAGCGCGACGCCGAAGTCGCCGCCAAGGCGGAGGAACTGGGAGTCCCGCTCGTCTTCACCGGAGTCCGCCATTTCCGGCACTAA
- a CDS encoding Glu/Leu/Phe/Val dehydrogenase yields the protein MSEVNVLEMARQQLANAARYLDLDEGLHAVLATPKRQVIVNFPVVMDSGEVRCFEGYRVQHNVSRGPTKGGIRYHPEVDLDETTALSMWMTWKCAVVNIPYGGAKGGVKVNTKELSKRELEKLTRRFITDINIIVGERSDIPAPDIGTNAQVMAWIMDTLSMQAGYTVPGVVTGKPIELGGSEGRVEATGRGVVVCTEEACRVLGMELSDCKVVVQGFGNVGSVAAELAEAAGAKVIAVSDATCAIYNEKGLPIKELYQRYSGVEGGIRNYKDCTQISNAELLELPCDILMPCAIQGQITAENAGNVKAKIVAEGANGPTTPEADQILSDKGIFVVPDILANAGGVVTSYFEWVQDLQNYFWEEEQVNDRLARIMRSAFAAVYHTREKHKVDMRTAAMIIGVDRVAHATTIRGIFP from the coding sequence ATGAGCGAAGTAAACGTTCTCGAGATGGCTCGCCAGCAACTGGCGAACGCGGCACGCTACTTGGATCTGGACGAAGGCTTGCACGCGGTTCTCGCGACGCCGAAACGCCAGGTCATCGTCAATTTCCCCGTGGTCATGGACAGCGGCGAGGTCCGCTGCTTCGAGGGCTACCGAGTCCAACACAACGTGAGCCGGGGCCCCACCAAAGGCGGCATCCGCTACCATCCTGAGGTCGACCTCGACGAGACCACCGCCCTATCCATGTGGATGACCTGGAAGTGCGCGGTCGTCAACATCCCCTATGGAGGCGCGAAGGGCGGCGTCAAGGTCAACACCAAGGAGCTTTCCAAGCGCGAGCTTGAGAAGCTGACCCGGCGCTTCATTACGGACATCAACATCATCGTCGGCGAGCGGAGCGACATCCCCGCGCCGGACATCGGCACGAACGCCCAAGTCATGGCTTGGATCATGGACACCCTCTCCATGCAAGCTGGCTACACCGTCCCCGGCGTCGTCACCGGCAAGCCGATCGAACTGGGCGGCTCCGAAGGGCGCGTCGAGGCCACCGGCCGAGGCGTCGTGGTCTGCACCGAGGAAGCCTGCCGCGTGCTGGGCATGGAGCTTTCGGACTGCAAGGTCGTGGTGCAGGGCTTTGGCAACGTCGGTTCTGTCGCGGCCGAACTGGCCGAAGCGGCCGGTGCCAAGGTCATCGCCGTCAGCGACGCCACCTGCGCCATCTATAACGAGAAAGGTCTGCCGATCAAGGAGCTCTACCAACGCTACAGCGGCGTTGAGGGCGGGATCCGAAACTACAAGGACTGCACCCAAATCTCGAACGCCGAGCTGCTGGAGCTGCCGTGCGACATCCTCATGCCGTGCGCGATCCAGGGCCAGATCACGGCAGAGAACGCAGGCAACGTCAAGGCCAAGATCGTGGCCGAGGGCGCGAACGGGCCGACCACGCCGGAGGCCGACCAGATCCTGAGCGACAAGGGCATCTTCGTCGTCCCGGACATCCTCGCCAACGCGGGCGGCGTCGTGACCAGCTACTTCGAATGGGTGCAAGACCTGCAGAACTACTTCTGGGAGGAAGAGCAGGTGAACGACCGCCTGGCCCGCATCATGCGCAGCGCTTTCGCCGCCGTCTACCACACCCGGGAGAAGCACAAAGTGGACATGCGGACCGCGGCCATGATCATCGGCGTCGACCGCGTCGCCCACGCCACGACGATCCGCGGGATCTTTCCGTAG
- a CDS encoding rod shape-determining protein — MGSNGHGGGFWRTFQKRFTSEIGIDLGTANTLVHVAGRGILIREPSVVARNKDTGEILQVGEEARRMLGRTPANIVATRPLRDGVIADYDMTRAMIAKFIKMTRTGVTLFQTVVVGIPSGVTEVERDAVLEAAKSAGAQRAYVIEEPMAAAIGAGMPIVEPIGSMIVDIGGGTTEVAVISLAGIVHSRSIRVAGDEIDEAISAYVRRAYNLFIGDRTAEQAKIEIGCAYPMEEDLEMTVKGRDLVTGLPRSAVIRSDEVRVAIQEPLTAIVEAVKLTLEATPPELAADCMNQGIVLAGGGALLRGMDRLIQRETGIPVHIAADPLSCVAIGTGHMLEVLHEEPAIRRMLEKASRS; from the coding sequence ATGGGTAGCAACGGGCATGGCGGTGGCTTCTGGAGGACGTTCCAGAAGAGGTTCACGAGCGAGATCGGCATCGATCTCGGGACCGCGAACACACTCGTCCACGTCGCCGGCCGCGGCATCCTGATCCGCGAGCCCTCGGTGGTCGCCCGCAACAAGGACACGGGCGAGATCCTGCAGGTGGGTGAAGAAGCGCGCCGCATGCTCGGCCGCACGCCTGCAAACATCGTCGCCACCCGGCCCCTCCGCGATGGTGTCATCGCCGACTACGACATGACCCGCGCGATGATCGCGAAGTTCATCAAGATGACGCGCACGGGCGTCACACTCTTCCAGACCGTCGTCGTGGGCATCCCGAGCGGCGTCACCGAGGTCGAGCGGGACGCGGTCCTCGAGGCGGCCAAGAGCGCCGGCGCCCAGAGGGCTTACGTCATCGAAGAGCCCATGGCGGCCGCGATCGGCGCGGGCATGCCGATCGTCGAGCCGATCGGCTCCATGATCGTCGACATCGGCGGCGGCACGACCGAGGTCGCCGTGATCTCGCTCGCGGGCATCGTCCACTCGCGCTCGATCCGCGTCGCGGGGGACGAGATCGACGAAGCGATCTCCGCCTATGTCCGGCGTGCCTATAACCTCTTCATCGGCGACCGCACCGCCGAACAAGCAAAGATCGAGATCGGCTGCGCCTATCCCATGGAGGAGGACTTGGAGATGACGGTGAAAGGGCGCGACCTCGTCACGGGCCTGCCCCGCAGCGCCGTGATCCGCAGCGACGAAGTGCGCGTCGCGATCCAAGAGCCTCTTACCGCGATCGTCGAAGCGGTGAAGCTCACGCTCGAGGCCACGCCGCCGGAGCTCGCGGCCGACTGCATGAACCAGGGGATCGTGCTCGCAGGGGGAGGGGCGCTCCTGCGGGGGATGGACCGGCTTATCCAGCGCGAGACGGGCATCCCCGTCCACATCGCCGCCGACCCCCTCAGCTGCGTGGCGATCGGAACGGGCCATATGCTGGAGGTCCTCCACGAAGAACCGGCGATCCGCCGGATGTTGGAGAAGGCGTCGCGAAGTTAG
- a CDS encoding SRPBCC family protein, giving the protein MPRVETTVLIEAPIERVYEIAKDNEAFPEYMKDVQSLTIVERDGGRIVSDWVGVVSAFNVKVRWRQEDLWDDSAKVCRFRQVSGDYDSMSGEWTFREEAGGTRFESVLDYEYSVPGIGALVKKVLHGLVVKNMDDTLKAIKGRAEQG; this is encoded by the coding sequence ATGCCAAGGGTGGAAACCACCGTCCTCATCGAAGCGCCGATCGAGCGGGTCTACGAGATCGCCAAGGACAACGAGGCCTTTCCCGAATATATGAAGGACGTCCAATCGTTGACGATCGTGGAGCGCGACGGAGGTCGCATCGTGAGCGACTGGGTGGGGGTCGTCTCCGCCTTCAACGTGAAGGTCCGGTGGCGGCAGGAAGACCTTTGGGACGACTCAGCCAAGGTGTGCCGGTTCCGCCAGGTTTCAGGGGATTACGACTCAATGTCCGGAGAGTGGACGTTCCGGGAAGAGGCCGGCGGCACGAGGTTCGAGAGCGTGCTCGACTACGAGTATTCCGTGCCAGGTATCGGAGCCTTGGTGAAGAAGGTCTTGCACGGCCTGGTCGTCAAGAATATGGACGACACGCTCAAGGCGATCAAGGGCCGGGCCGAGCAGGGATGA
- a CDS encoding M48 family metalloprotease, translating to MRLRILLALVLAPLLALATGHEHARYGALPPAVAAILARVDERHEKDLAADIALGKEAAKEVAKETKLSEDAEETARVQRIGDELAKIANQTMVKVTWGDSRLNAFHYEFHLLKGDEVNAFSLPGGFIYVYEGLVSFAETDDELAGVLAHEIAHASFRHVATLRREQSKFDVINIPLIVAAILSRSSEAMQITQGVGLLNQAVYSGWSLKAEASADYGGLQYMLASQYEPMGILTFMERLAFRDRSKPQIDWGIYQTHPPSADRARALIQHFKEAGVEIRRSKSSTSLRATVAPGEDNQVDVFFGKALVYSFMGEDALTRADQSAEALNAFFDSVPAMYEVELVGGTRVMGRYVELLEATPDDGDGYREKADAAFKAIKKLVFDLNYRLWPNHDRATADR from the coding sequence ATGAGACTTCGGATCCTCCTCGCCCTTGTGCTCGCGCCCCTCCTGGCACTGGCGACCGGTCACGAGCACGCCAGGTACGGCGCCTTGCCGCCGGCCGTGGCCGCGATCCTCGCACGGGTCGACGAGAGGCACGAGAAGGACTTGGCGGCCGACATCGCCCTGGGCAAAGAGGCGGCCAAGGAGGTCGCGAAAGAGACCAAGCTGAGCGAGGACGCCGAGGAGACGGCGCGGGTCCAGAGGATCGGAGACGAACTCGCCAAGATCGCGAACCAGACCATGGTGAAGGTCACCTGGGGCGACTCCCGCCTCAACGCGTTCCACTACGAGTTTCACCTCCTCAAGGGCGACGAGGTCAACGCGTTCTCCCTTCCCGGCGGGTTCATCTACGTCTACGAAGGGCTGGTCAGTTTCGCCGAGACGGACGACGAACTGGCGGGCGTCCTCGCCCACGAGATCGCCCACGCCTCGTTTCGACATGTGGCGACGCTTCGGCGCGAGCAGAGCAAGTTCGACGTGATCAACATCCCCTTGATCGTCGCCGCGATCCTTTCCCGGAGCTCAGAGGCCATGCAGATCACGCAAGGCGTCGGCCTCCTCAACCAAGCGGTCTATAGCGGCTGGAGCCTGAAAGCGGAGGCCTCGGCCGACTACGGCGGCCTCCAATACATGCTGGCCAGCCAGTACGAACCGATGGGGATCCTCACCTTCATGGAGCGTCTTGCGTTCCGCGACCGCTCCAAGCCACAGATCGACTGGGGCATCTATCAGACCCACCCGCCCTCGGCGGACCGTGCCCGCGCCCTCATCCAGCACTTTAAGGAAGCGGGGGTCGAGATTCGGCGCAGTAAGTCCTCTACGTCGCTTCGGGCGACGGTCGCCCCGGGCGAGGACAACCAAGTCGACGTCTTCTTTGGGAAGGCGCTGGTCTATAGCTTCATGGGAGAAGACGCCCTCACCCGTGCGGACCAGTCGGCGGAGGCGCTGAACGCGTTCTTCGATTCGGTGCCCGCCATGTACGAGGTGGAACTGGTCGGCGGCACGCGGGTCATGGGCCGCTACGTCGAGTTGTTGGAAGCGACCCCGGACGACGGCGACGGCTACAGGGAAAAAGCCGACGCCGCGTTCAAGGCCATCAAAAAGCTGGTCTTCGACCTCAACTACCGCCTCTGGCCCAACCACGACCGGGCGACGGCCGACCGCTGA
- a CDS encoding cryptochrome/photolyase family protein, with product METLSLVLGDQLFDGLPGMPSGVPVFMREDIGLCRRVRHHKQKLVLFLSAMRAFRRRLAQSGVACHYEKLDPSSDQAFLEGLAVYCREQRIGRIFAYEPADPFFNEALARADLPPVELVANPAFVTRPETWRAFREETRAGKMGDFYIRQRRDLGVLVDGDGRPEGGRWSLDTENRKPLPKNLVSPQTTLFEPGLEVREVAALVEAVFPDHPGRALPFQWPVTHEQARQALADFVATRLADFGPYEDVVSSRQAALWHSRLSSSINLGLIRPMECVEAAVGAYQDGFAPLNSVEGFVRQIIGWREFVWQVDREYDQPHGPWREFLADSRTLPGAAGFNALGHYRRLGPAWWKGTTGLPPIDTTIHNLKETAWCHHIERLMVTGAVMMMCEVAPGDAYRWFMEMFVDSADWVMRPNVLGMGQFADGGYFATKPYFSGSAYILKMSDYPRGDWCDVWDGLYWRFVGRNRQWMARNPRTAQAVSAFDRLKEPRKARILDAAEEFIGRVTLTGD from the coding sequence GTGGAGACACTTTCCCTCGTCCTGGGCGACCAGCTCTTCGACGGACTGCCAGGCATGCCGTCCGGCGTGCCGGTCTTCATGCGCGAGGACATCGGCCTGTGCCGCCGGGTGCGGCACCACAAGCAGAAGCTCGTGCTCTTCCTCTCCGCGATGCGAGCCTTCCGCCGACGCCTCGCCCAATCTGGCGTGGCGTGCCACTACGAAAAGCTTGATCCCAGCTCGGACCAAGCGTTCCTAGAGGGACTCGCGGTTTACTGCCGGGAGCAGCGCATCGGACGCATCTTCGCCTACGAGCCGGCCGACCCGTTCTTCAACGAGGCCCTCGCTAGGGCCGACCTGCCTCCCGTCGAACTGGTCGCGAACCCGGCCTTTGTGACTCGGCCGGAGACATGGCGCGCGTTCCGCGAGGAGACCAGGGCCGGCAAGATGGGGGACTTCTACATCCGGCAGCGGCGGGACCTGGGCGTGCTGGTGGATGGGGACGGGCGGCCCGAAGGCGGGCGGTGGAGCCTGGACACCGAGAACCGAAAGCCCTTGCCGAAGAACCTTGTGTCGCCTCAAACGACCTTGTTCGAGCCTGGCCTGGAGGTCCGTGAGGTAGCCGCCCTGGTCGAGGCGGTGTTTCCTGACCACCCCGGCCGGGCCCTGCCCTTCCAGTGGCCCGTCACGCACGAGCAGGCGCGCCAGGCGCTGGCCGACTTCGTGGCGACGCGCCTTGCCGATTTCGGCCCGTACGAGGACGTCGTCTCTTCCCGCCAGGCCGCGCTTTGGCACAGCCGGCTCTCTTCTTCGATCAACCTGGGGTTGATCCGGCCGATGGAGTGCGTCGAAGCGGCGGTCGGCGCCTATCAAGACGGCTTTGCCCCATTGAACTCGGTCGAGGGGTTCGTCCGACAGATCATCGGCTGGCGCGAGTTCGTTTGGCAGGTGGACCGGGAGTACGACCAACCCCACGGGCCGTGGCGCGAGTTCCTCGCCGATAGCCGTACCCTGCCCGGCGCGGCAGGCTTCAACGCCCTCGGGCATTATCGTCGTCTCGGCCCCGCGTGGTGGAAAGGGACGACCGGCTTACCCCCGATTGACACGACGATCCACAACCTTAAGGAGACCGCTTGGTGCCACCACATTGAGCGGCTGATGGTGACGGGGGCGGTGATGATGATGTGCGAGGTCGCCCCCGGGGACGCTTACCGCTGGTTCATGGAGATGTTCGTCGACTCGGCGGATTGGGTGATGCGGCCGAACGTGCTGGGCATGGGGCAGTTCGCGGACGGCGGCTACTTCGCGACCAAGCCGTACTTCAGCGGGTCGGCCTACATCCTCAAAATGAGCGACTATCCTAGGGGCGACTGGTGCGACGTCTGGGACGGGCTCTACTGGCGGTTCGTCGGCCGGAACCGTCAGTGGATGGCACGGAACCCGCGGACGGCCCAGGCCGTGAGCGCCTTCGACCGCTTGAAAGAGCCGCGGAAGGCGAGGATCTTGGACGCGGCCGAAGAGTTCATCGGCCGCGTCACTCTTACCGGGGACTAG
- a CDS encoding protease complex subunit PrcB family protein — MVLSLAFALALTPQQQGHSHHGSSKLVEVVTGDRAPGVKKDVVVARNEKEWQKLSDDLGLGEEQLSNLAGEDGPLHGLNWNKEAIVFARDKKERPSGGFKLEFYKVSWNAKSWTVEFKLKKPGPDDLVTQALTRPFAVVRVQPMGAGGDPQIVVHEE, encoded by the coding sequence ATGGTTCTGAGCCTCGCTTTCGCCCTCGCCCTCACGCCGCAGCAGCAGGGCCATAGCCACCATGGATCTTCAAAACTCGTGGAAGTCGTGACCGGTGACCGCGCGCCAGGCGTGAAAAAGGACGTCGTGGTCGCGCGGAACGAGAAGGAGTGGCAGAAGCTGTCCGACGACCTTGGACTCGGCGAAGAACAGCTCTCAAACCTTGCCGGCGAAGATGGGCCGCTCCACGGCCTCAACTGGAACAAGGAGGCCATCGTCTTCGCGCGCGACAAGAAGGAGCGGCCGAGCGGCGGGTTCAAGCTCGAGTTCTACAAGGTGAGTTGGAATGCGAAATCTTGGACGGTGGAGTTCAAGCTGAAGAAGCCGGGCCCCGACGACCTCGTGACCCAGGCCCTCACGCGACCTTTCGCCGTCGTCCGCGTCCAGCCGATGGGCGCCGGGGGCGACCCGCAGATCGTCGTCCACGAAGAGTGA
- a CDS encoding competence/damage-inducible protein A, with product MRAEIVSVGTELLLGQIVDSNAALAGEVFAECGVVHTNRQTVGDNLPRLVEALRLALSRSDIVLTIGGLGPTEDDITRTGIADALGLELVEDPEVARSLRAFFEGRGLPWVDSQLQQARRPAGSTVVPNPNGTAPGLICPKGDKTVLALPGPRGEFRPMVTGPVREWLLTANPGQTIRSVVLRLVGIGESVVEDRLRDLMHGTDPTVAPYAKTGEVHIRVSAQAATEAEAFARIAPVREEIQSRLGHNVYGEGDSPLEAVLLQELRQRGQTLAVAESCTGGGLGYRLTSIAGLSDVFLGGFLTYSNEAKTRLLGVPKDLIEAHGAVSPECAEAMAEGCRERLDADYALSVTGIAGPGGGSEEKPVGLVYTGLAGPGGARSARNLFRGGRAVVRERAVQAALVNLWEALKESS from the coding sequence ATGCGCGCGGAGATCGTCAGCGTCGGCACCGAGCTGCTCTTAGGGCAGATCGTGGACTCGAACGCTGCGCTTGCGGGCGAGGTCTTCGCCGAGTGCGGCGTCGTCCATACCAATCGCCAGACCGTGGGCGACAACCTGCCCCGCTTGGTCGAAGCCTTGCGCCTGGCCCTTTCACGGTCGGACATCGTGCTGACGATCGGGGGGCTCGGCCCCACCGAGGACGACATCACCCGGACCGGGATCGCCGATGCCCTCGGGTTGGAACTGGTCGAGGACCCGGAGGTCGCGCGCAGTCTCCGCGCCTTCTTCGAGGGCCGGGGGCTTCCCTGGGTCGATTCCCAGCTTCAGCAGGCGCGCCGCCCCGCCGGATCGACCGTCGTGCCAAACCCGAACGGGACCGCACCCGGGCTCATCTGCCCGAAGGGCGATAAGACGGTGCTCGCCCTGCCCGGCCCGCGTGGCGAGTTCCGACCGATGGTCACCGGCCCGGTCCGTGAGTGGCTTCTCACGGCGAACCCGGGCCAGACCATCCGCTCGGTGGTCCTGCGGCTGGTCGGCATCGGCGAGTCGGTGGTGGAAGACCGCCTGCGCGATCTCATGCACGGCACCGATCCCACCGTCGCCCCTTACGCTAAGACCGGCGAGGTCCACATCCGCGTGAGCGCCCAAGCCGCGACAGAGGCCGAAGCCTTCGCACGCATCGCACCCGTCCGCGAGGAGATTCAGTCGCGCCTGGGGCACAACGTTTATGGCGAGGGCGACTCTCCACTCGAGGCCGTCCTTTTGCAGGAGCTGCGGCAGCGCGGGCAGACCCTCGCCGTGGCCGAGAGCTGCACGGGCGGCGGGCTGGGCTACCGCCTCACCTCGATCGCGGGATTGTCCGACGTCTTCCTCGGCGGGTTCCTCACCTATTCCAATGAGGCCAAGACCCGCCTACTCGGAGTGCCGAAGGATCTCATCGAGGCGCACGGCGCGGTTTCCCCCGAGTGTGCAGAGGCTATGGCCGAAGGCTGCCGCGAGCGGCTGGACGCGGACTACGCCCTGAGCGTCACCGGCATCGCCGGACCCGGCGGAGGTAGCGAGGAAAAGCCGGTCGGATTGGTCTACACCGGTCTCGCGGGGCCGGGCGGAGCCCGATCGGCCCGGAACCTCTTCCGGGGCGGGCGGGCCGTGGTCCGCGAGCGGGCCGTCCAGGCCGCCCTTGTCAACCTCTGGGAGGCCCTGAAAGAAAGTTCGTAA
- a CDS encoding rod shape-determining protein MreC: MAALGVYQNRERSQGGADRVSATVRAGLLPAVVAINGQVRTWTDSLNASRKGPADEAELRRLRQLKIVWATYSEQTRRLQADIARLQKLLDQPNYGRERIAVRIAAYYPLENRFELLAGERQGLRPGLAVVGPHGLLGAVQTVEADRSQVLFVTSPALQIGALVESTPRVPGLIRGQTPRRLVMDVLDLGEIQPGSKVVTSGHGGTIPRGIEIGTVSEVVLDPSYGTRRVYVVPSADMAEVVEVWVLK; encoded by the coding sequence GTGGCGGCGCTCGGCGTTTACCAGAACCGAGAGCGCTCGCAGGGTGGGGCCGATCGGGTCTCCGCCACCGTCCGCGCCGGGCTCCTGCCCGCGGTGGTCGCAATCAATGGCCAGGTGCGGACGTGGACGGACTCGCTCAACGCGAGCCGCAAGGGCCCCGCGGACGAGGCTGAGCTAAGGCGGCTCCGCCAGCTCAAGATCGTCTGGGCGACCTACTCGGAACAGACCAGACGGCTTCAAGCGGACATCGCGCGGCTGCAGAAGCTGCTCGACCAGCCCAACTACGGCCGGGAGCGGATCGCGGTCCGCATCGCTGCCTATTACCCGCTTGAGAACCGGTTCGAGCTGCTCGCTGGCGAGCGTCAGGGCCTTCGTCCGGGGCTTGCGGTCGTCGGCCCGCACGGTCTGCTGGGCGCGGTGCAGACCGTCGAGGCAGACCGGAGCCAGGTGCTCTTTGTGACCAGCCCGGCCCTCCAGATCGGCGCTTTGGTCGAGTCCACGCCGCGCGTTCCCGGGCTCATCCGGGGGCAAACGCCGCGCCGCCTGGTGATGGACGTCCTCGACCTCGGCGAGATCCAGCCGGGCTCGAAGGTGGTGACCTCTGGGCATGGAGGGACGATCCCGCGCGGGATCGAGATCGGCACCGTGAGCGAAGTCGTGCTGGACCCCAGCTATGGGACGCGTCGCGTCTATGTCGTCCCGTCGGCGGACATGGCGGAAGTCGTCGAGGTTTGGGTGCTGAAATGA